One genomic segment of Bradyrhizobium diazoefficiens includes these proteins:
- a CDS encoding non-ribosomal peptide synthetase, which yields MALSDIASGAGEGSDGSGAETRTFAHIGGLLEHYARTTPAAPALLGPGRPALTYGGLNDRIRHLGRTLRGLGIGPADRIAVALPRGADSALVLIAVASSCACVPVNPDLTADELQRYFSELKLTALVTRADMNSPSRDVAKALDIAVIDFVPGPKDDLGGCEFAGPTVGPANGSGGSRADDDAFILLTSGTAARPKMVPLTQRNVCLSAHNAGRVLSLAPHDRLLNVLPLFHAHGLISGLLTALAAGSSVICTEGFDAASFFGWMRELRPTWYTAVPTIHRALLTATEANPDRVRSSSLRVIRSASASLAPAILNGLEAIFGVPVLETYGMTEAASQIAANPFELRKIGSVGRAAGPEIAIMDETGRALASGERGEIMLRGPNMSRGYYNDEAATQAAFRDGWFRTGDLGYLDADGYLFIVGRIKDVINRGGQKISPLEVEEVLLSHPAVLEAGVFAVPHPKLGENVAAVVVLRPNSEASSDQLRQFARKRLAAYKVPSLIRSVAALPKGASGKVKRNALVELIATAEDADEEQLPRNTLETQLAEIWAALLELPQVGIDQDVFALGADSLAVTQMRSRLRERFGVDFSFEDIFDCATVSALAARIETAASHRDAALPAWRQGTETDAPLSFQQQRMYVLSRLDPTHYNYNVVEVARLKGQVDVAALSAGLTAICARHEALRSVFIERQGEPAQRVLPSPSRFERIRLKPCPADKQAAVIRREALKLAQYKFDLAREPPLKVTLLSFDKSSHALVVNVHHLVTDGWSQRLFWEELAAHYAAARKANMAALPSPTFQYRDFALWQQSWAQTPAAKEQLDYWKTQLDGVTTLPLRTDRPRPQVWSGRGARHYLEFSRTLSGDIRALSQHQGVTPFMTLLAAFQCLLFRHTGHEDVATGSLIANRNQIESERLIGLFANTLILRNDFAGDPSFGEVLRRVRQVTLDAYRNQDLPIEQVLRALQVARRTDGNPLFRIMFILQNASIEAARFAGLSARRIEIDPKVARFDITLELVEADGRFTGFFEYATDLFDTATIAGMANQFKTLLKAAIASPEQRISRLPLLTAAECRQLLAQGRGASANLTRRGNLCERFDRQAKKTPNAIAVSDGHASLTYRELAQRSQAVAHWLTREGVGAETVVALLAERGPDLIAAMIGVQRAGAAFLNLDPEQPLARLATILGSSCAQVLLAGCAQSPMVGALLEPLAGRIHVAELEDAIAPRATKPARAARREAASLAYLIYTSGSSGAPKGVMIEQRGLSNHLASLISELRLSARDVIAQTAPQSFVISVWQCLAGPMVGARVHICGNEVVKDPILLAREIAHEGITVLEIVPSLLRAILDRMDEPHVLRAFAKLRLLISTGEPLPVELCRAWFARCPRVPLINAYGASECSDDVSLHRLTKAPTTTTSNVPVGAPLPNTQIYVLDANLHPQPVGVVGELCIAGAGVGRGYVNDPAQSRQRFLPDPFASKAGSRLYRTGDLARRRSGGTIECLGRADHQVKVRGYRIELKEIETALAEHPDVRAGIVEPHREASGDVRLIAHIVAKPGTQSSASELREFLKSRLPGHAVPSAFLFLDQVPLNAHGKIDRSALLAPAQVDASGPDAAVPARRFTEKVLSDIWIDLLKVESLGVTDNFFDLGGHSLLAGQAMARVARAFGVSLPIKTIFEAPTIEELARRVDEAAATKPAKPAASVPRLGEQGLPAISIAQDQMLRIERNLAGLPLFNLPFAFRLQGSLDPAALVQAIDDIAARHESLRTMFGWNGEEPTSSIVPPGELRPVLTVETIGDGQPHNKKRRKALELRKIDLLIEQETYTPIDTTQAPLMRARLLRLHAEDHVLLLTLHHAVVDGWSIGVLFEELSRRYAALAGYPSVPLPSPPPAFSDVARWQRWWCGTDAARRQAADWTENLRGAVPLFDGESSPGPSTGHHPVSLDRELIGRLAAFASQHNGTLFMCLLTGLKVLLLARTGRTDIAVATAMANRAQPDTDRILGPFENTVIVRTTITPDLPFAAALARVRQSVLEAHARQELPFNILADHLEREGIDPAGLLQVYFTLQNPLRQPLDLPDLTTASIGNIAREGQPVLPIDQTWLSLMLKERPSGITGSFNYKGELLDGHVVGEWMEDLVALLVAAIAQPNAPLGRLLARRAA from the coding sequence CCGGTCCGACGGTCGGACCGGCGAACGGCAGCGGCGGCTCGCGCGCCGATGACGACGCTTTCATCCTGTTGACGTCAGGTACGGCGGCACGGCCGAAAATGGTGCCGCTGACGCAGCGCAATGTGTGCCTGTCCGCCCACAATGCCGGCCGCGTGCTGTCGCTCGCGCCGCACGATCGCTTGCTCAACGTCCTGCCGCTGTTTCACGCCCATGGCCTGATCTCCGGCCTGCTGACGGCGCTGGCCGCGGGCTCCAGCGTGATCTGCACCGAGGGTTTCGACGCCGCGTCCTTCTTCGGCTGGATGCGGGAGCTGCGGCCGACCTGGTACACGGCGGTGCCGACGATCCATCGCGCGCTGCTGACGGCGACGGAAGCAAATCCGGACCGCGTCCGCTCGTCGTCGCTGCGCGTGATCCGCTCGGCGTCCGCTTCGCTCGCGCCCGCGATCCTGAACGGCCTGGAAGCAATCTTCGGTGTTCCCGTGCTCGAGACCTACGGCATGACGGAAGCGGCCTCGCAGATCGCCGCCAATCCGTTCGAGCTGCGCAAGATCGGATCGGTCGGCCGCGCCGCAGGACCCGAGATCGCGATCATGGACGAGACCGGCCGCGCCCTTGCGAGCGGCGAGCGCGGCGAGATCATGCTGCGCGGACCGAACATGAGCCGCGGCTACTATAATGACGAGGCGGCCACGCAGGCCGCGTTCCGCGACGGCTGGTTCAGGACCGGCGATCTCGGCTATCTCGACGCCGACGGCTATCTCTTCATCGTCGGCCGCATCAAGGACGTCATCAACCGCGGCGGCCAGAAGATCTCGCCGCTCGAAGTGGAAGAGGTCCTGCTGAGCCATCCCGCGGTGCTGGAAGCCGGCGTGTTCGCGGTCCCGCACCCGAAGCTCGGCGAGAACGTCGCCGCGGTCGTGGTGCTGCGGCCGAATTCCGAGGCGAGCTCCGACCAGCTGCGCCAGTTCGCGCGAAAACGTCTCGCCGCCTACAAGGTGCCGAGCCTGATCCGCAGCGTGGCGGCGCTGCCGAAAGGCGCCAGCGGCAAGGTCAAGCGCAACGCGCTGGTCGAACTGATCGCGACGGCGGAGGACGCCGATGAGGAGCAACTGCCGCGCAATACGCTGGAGACCCAGCTCGCCGAGATCTGGGCCGCTCTGCTGGAGCTTCCGCAAGTCGGCATCGACCAGGACGTCTTCGCGCTCGGCGCGGACTCGCTTGCGGTGACGCAGATGCGCTCGCGGCTGCGCGAACGCTTTGGCGTCGACTTCTCGTTCGAGGACATCTTTGATTGCGCCACGGTCAGTGCGCTTGCGGCCCGGATCGAGACCGCCGCAAGCCATCGTGACGCGGCGCTGCCAGCCTGGCGTCAGGGTACGGAAACCGATGCGCCGCTGTCGTTCCAGCAGCAGCGGATGTACGTGCTCTCGCGGCTTGATCCGACGCACTATAATTACAACGTCGTCGAAGTCGCGCGGCTTAAGGGGCAGGTCGACGTCGCGGCGCTTTCTGCGGGCCTCACCGCGATCTGCGCGCGCCACGAGGCGCTGCGCTCGGTCTTCATCGAACGGCAGGGCGAGCCGGCGCAGCGCGTGCTGCCATCGCCGTCGCGGTTCGAACGGATCAGGCTCAAGCCCTGCCCTGCCGACAAGCAGGCCGCGGTCATCAGGCGCGAGGCGCTCAAGCTCGCGCAGTACAAGTTCGATCTCGCGCGCGAGCCGCCCCTAAAGGTCACACTGCTCTCCTTCGACAAATCCAGCCACGCGCTGGTGGTCAATGTGCATCACCTCGTCACCGACGGCTGGTCGCAGCGGTTGTTCTGGGAGGAGCTTGCCGCCCATTACGCCGCGGCGCGCAAGGCGAACATGGCGGCACTCCCGTCGCCCACCTTCCAGTACCGCGACTTTGCACTATGGCAGCAGAGCTGGGCACAGACGCCGGCGGCGAAGGAGCAGCTCGATTATTGGAAGACCCAGCTCGACGGCGTCACCACCCTGCCGCTGCGCACCGACCGGCCACGGCCGCAGGTCTGGAGCGGTCGCGGCGCCCGTCATTATCTCGAGTTCTCCAGGACACTGTCGGGCGATATTCGCGCATTGAGCCAGCACCAGGGCGTCACGCCGTTCATGACGCTGCTCGCGGCGTTCCAGTGCCTGCTGTTCCGCCACACCGGGCATGAGGATGTCGCGACCGGATCGCTGATCGCCAACCGCAACCAGATCGAGAGCGAGCGCCTGATCGGGCTGTTCGCCAACACGCTGATCCTGCGCAACGATTTTGCCGGCGATCCGAGTTTCGGCGAGGTGTTGCGGCGAGTGCGGCAGGTGACGCTCGATGCCTATCGCAACCAGGATCTGCCGATCGAGCAGGTGCTGCGCGCCTTGCAGGTTGCGCGAAGGACGGACGGCAATCCGCTGTTCCGGATCATGTTCATCCTCCAGAATGCCTCGATCGAGGCGGCGCGTTTCGCCGGCCTATCGGCGCGACGGATCGAGATCGACCCAAAAGTCGCGCGCTTCGACATCACGCTCGAACTTGTCGAGGCCGACGGCCGCTTCACCGGCTTCTTCGAATACGCCACCGATCTGTTCGACACGGCGACGATCGCAGGCATGGCAAACCAATTCAAAACCCTGCTCAAGGCCGCCATCGCCAGTCCGGAGCAGCGCATCTCGCGTCTGCCGCTTCTGACCGCGGCCGAATGCCGGCAGTTGCTGGCGCAAGGCCGCGGAGCTTCCGCCAACCTCACCCGGCGTGGCAATCTCTGCGAACGCTTCGACCGCCAGGCCAAGAAGACGCCGAACGCGATCGCGGTATCGGACGGCCACGCCTCCCTGACCTATCGCGAGCTGGCCCAGCGCAGCCAGGCCGTCGCGCACTGGCTGACGCGCGAGGGCGTCGGGGCCGAGACAGTGGTTGCCCTGCTGGCCGAGCGCGGGCCCGACCTCATCGCCGCGATGATCGGCGTGCAGCGCGCGGGCGCGGCCTTCCTGAACCTCGATCCCGAGCAGCCGCTGGCGCGGCTTGCGACCATTTTGGGATCGAGCTGCGCCCAGGTGCTGCTGGCCGGCTGCGCGCAATCGCCAATGGTCGGAGCGCTGCTCGAACCGCTGGCCGGACGCATCCATGTGGCCGAGCTCGAAGACGCAATCGCGCCAAGGGCGACCAAGCCCGCCCGCGCCGCGCGGCGCGAAGCTGCGAGCCTTGCCTATCTCATCTATACATCCGGCTCCTCCGGCGCCCCCAAGGGCGTCATGATCGAGCAGCGCGGGCTGTCGAACCATCTGGCCTCGCTGATCTCTGAGCTCCGCCTCTCGGCCAGGGACGTGATCGCGCAGACCGCGCCGCAGAGCTTTGTCATCTCGGTCTGGCAATGCCTCGCCGGCCCGATGGTCGGCGCGCGCGTTCACATCTGCGGCAACGAGGTCGTGAAGGACCCGATCCTGCTCGCGCGGGAGATCGCGCACGAGGGCATCACGGTGCTGGAGATCGTGCCATCGCTGCTGCGTGCGATCCTCGATCGCATGGACGAGCCGCATGTCCTGCGCGCCTTCGCGAAGCTGCGGCTCCTGATCTCGACCGGCGAGCCGCTGCCGGTCGAGCTCTGCCGGGCCTGGTTCGCCCGCTGCCCGAGAGTACCGCTGATCAACGCCTATGGCGCATCGGAATGTTCCGACGACGTCTCCTTGCATCGTCTGACCAAGGCGCCGACGACCACGACGAGCAACGTTCCGGTCGGCGCGCCGCTGCCGAACACCCAAATCTACGTACTCGATGCAAACCTCCACCCGCAGCCGGTCGGCGTCGTCGGCGAGCTCTGCATCGCCGGCGCCGGCGTCGGCCGCGGTTATGTCAACGATCCCGCGCAAAGCCGGCAGCGCTTCCTGCCCGATCCGTTCGCCAGCAAGGCAGGCAGCCGGCTGTACCGGACCGGCGACCTCGCCCGCCGCCGCAGTGGCGGCACGATCGAGTGCCTCGGCCGCGCCGACCACCAGGTCAAGGTCCGCGGCTACCGAATCGAGCTCAAGGAGATCGAGACCGCGCTGGCCGAGCATCCTGACGTGCGCGCCGGCATCGTCGAGCCGCACCGCGAGGCGAGCGGCGATGTCAGGCTGATCGCCCATATCGTCGCAAAGCCCGGCACCCAGAGCAGCGCCAGCGAGCTGCGCGAGTTCCTGAAGAGCCGGTTGCCGGGCCATGCCGTCCCGTCCGCCTTCCTGTTCCTGGATCAGGTACCGCTCAATGCCCATGGCAAGATCGACCGGTCGGCGCTGCTGGCACCCGCCCAGGTGGACGCGTCCGGGCCGGATGCGGCCGTGCCGGCGCGGCGCTTCACCGAAAAAGTGCTCTCCGACATCTGGATCGACCTGCTGAAGGTCGAGAGCCTTGGCGTCACCGATAATTTCTTCGACCTCGGCGGCCATTCGCTGCTGGCGGGCCAAGCGATGGCGCGCGTCGCCCGCGCGTTCGGCGTGTCGCTGCCGATCAAGACCATCTTCGAGGCGCCGACGATCGAAGAGCTCGCCCGGCGGGTGGATGAAGCCGCGGCGACGAAGCCAGCCAAGCCTGCCGCAAGCGTGCCGCGGTTGGGCGAGCAGGGACTTCCGGCAATCTCGATCGCGCAGGATCAGATGCTGCGGATCGAGCGCAATCTGGCGGGACTGCCGCTGTTCAACCTGCCCTTTGCCTTCCGTCTCCAGGGCTCGCTCGATCCGGCCGCCCTGGTGCAGGCAATCGACGATATCGCAGCCCGGCACGAATCGCTGCGGACCATGTTCGGCTGGAACGGCGAGGAGCCGACCAGCAGCATCGTTCCACCCGGCGAGCTCCGCCCGGTGCTGACCGTCGAGACGATCGGCGACGGTCAACCGCACAATAAAAAGCGCCGCAAGGCCCTAGAGCTCAGGAAGATCGACCTCCTGATCGAACAGGAGACGTATACTCCGATCGACACCACACAGGCGCCGCTAATGCGGGCGCGGTTGTTGCGGCTCCACGCCGAGGATCATGTGCTGCTGCTGACGCTGCATCATGCCGTCGTCGACGGCTGGTCGATCGGCGTGCTGTTCGAGGAATTGTCGCGCCGCTACGCGGCGCTGGCCGGATATCCGTCGGTGCCGCTACCGAGCCCGCCGCCGGCCTTCTCGGATGTTGCACGCTGGCAGCGCTGGTGGTGCGGCACCGACGCCGCCCGCCGCCAGGCCGCCGACTGGACCGAAAATCTGCGCGGCGCGGTCCCGCTCTTCGATGGCGAATCAAGCCCGGGCCCATCCACGGGGCATCATCCCGTCAGCCTCGATCGCGAGCTGATCGGGCGACTCGCGGCCTTTGCCAGCCAGCACAACGGCACCTTGTTCATGTGCCTTCTCACCGGTCTGAAGGTCCTGCTGCTGGCGCGAACCGGCCGCACCGACATCGCGGTCGCCACCGCCATGGCCAATCGTGCCCAGCCCGACACCGATCGTATCCTCGGCCCGTTCGAGAACACGGTGATCGTCCGCACCACGATCACGCCCGATCTGCCGTTCGCGGCAGCTCTGGCCCGGGTGCGCCAGAGCGTGCTCGAGGCACATGCGCGGCAGGAGCTGCCGTTCAACATCCTGGCCGATCATCTGGAGCGGGAGGGCATCGATCCGGCCGGCCTGCTTCAGGTCTATTTCACCCTACAAAATCCGCTGCGCCAGCCACTCGATCTGCCTGATCTGACGACAGCATCGATCGGCAACATCGCGCGCGAAGGCCAGCCGGTGCTGCCGATCGATCAGACCTGGCTGTCGCTGATGCTCAAGGAGCGCCCGAGCGGAATCACGGGATCATTCAACTATAAGGGCGAACTGCTCGACGGTCATGTGGTCGGCGAGTGGATGGAGGATCTGGTCGCGCTGCTGGTCGCCGCCATCGCTCAGCCCAACGCGCCGCTCGGACGATTGCTCGCGCGCAGGGCAGCGTGA
- a CDS encoding 4'-phosphopantetheinyl transferase family protein gives MADDRIELFVGLIESIDAPGAADACRRLLSADERVRADRFVFERHRRQYIFAHAMLRLALSQVAPNVAPSDWSFGAGCYGRPYVAAPATSTALHFSLSHADGCVACVVSGHEAVGVDVETVSRRVAPLSTALRFFAPEEVETLRGLPEPAAIERFFDYWTLKEAYLKARGFGLNLPLDAFAMQISREAIGISFKPDIADDPRGWRFSLCSPSPSHRLAIADGSRADGGLPIARNAWPFQEAAE, from the coding sequence ATGGCAGACGACAGAATTGAACTGTTTGTCGGACTGATCGAGTCCATTGACGCGCCGGGCGCGGCCGATGCGTGCCGGCGCCTGCTCTCGGCCGACGAGCGGGTCCGCGCCGACCGCTTTGTGTTCGAGCGGCATCGGCGGCAGTATATTTTCGCGCACGCGATGCTGCGGTTGGCGCTGTCCCAGGTCGCGCCCAACGTTGCGCCGTCGGACTGGTCGTTTGGCGCCGGCTGCTACGGGCGGCCGTACGTTGCGGCGCCCGCGACTTCAACCGCGCTGCATTTCAGTCTGTCGCATGCCGATGGCTGCGTCGCCTGCGTGGTGTCGGGTCATGAGGCCGTCGGCGTCGACGTCGAAACCGTGTCGCGGCGGGTGGCGCCGCTGTCGACCGCGCTTCGCTTCTTTGCGCCGGAGGAGGTCGAAACCCTGCGCGGACTGCCGGAGCCCGCCGCGATCGAGCGCTTCTTCGACTACTGGACGCTCAAGGAGGCCTATCTGAAGGCCAGGGGTTTTGGGCTCAATCTGCCGCTCGACGCCTTCGCGATGCAGATCTCGCGCGAGGCGATCGGGATCAGCTTCAAGCCCGATATCGCCGACGATCCGCGAGGCTGGCGCTTCTCGCTGTGCTCGCCGTCCCCCTCGCATCGCCTCGCGATCGCCGACGGCTCTCGTGCGGACGGCGGCCTTCCCATCGCCCGCAATGCCTGGCCGTTCCAGGAAGCGGCTGAATGA
- a CDS encoding LLM class flavin-dependent oxidoreductase, which translates to MTPPRLRVFPAISRNRDPQKYVGELMRVAEFADCNGFEGILLFEGNDVFVEPWAMAQHILAATTRSSPLIAVNPVYMHPFTAAKFVSSFAQLYGRKVYLNMITGTAVSDLQGLGDDQPHADRYVRLGEFVALMRQLLASPRPVNMVGRFYRASNLQLRPRLPAELMPEFLIAGQSEPAQRVAKETGCIKMQMLPPDLDRGLAVSGMNFGIFARESREEARQAAKARFRDNPDDRELLALTVENSDSVWKQRLYEGQSGELQENGYWLLPFLTFQADCPYLVGSYEEIGTRLKQFAAKGLTTVMLDMVADETEMQHVCKALAASGMF; encoded by the coding sequence ATGACGCCGCCGCGGCTGCGCGTCTTTCCCGCGATCTCGCGCAACCGCGATCCTCAAAAATATGTCGGCGAGCTGATGCGCGTGGCGGAGTTCGCCGACTGCAACGGCTTCGAGGGCATTTTGCTGTTCGAAGGCAACGACGTGTTCGTCGAGCCCTGGGCGATGGCCCAGCACATCCTGGCTGCGACGACACGGAGCTCGCCGCTGATCGCGGTCAATCCGGTCTACATGCACCCGTTCACGGCGGCAAAATTCGTCTCATCCTTTGCGCAGCTCTACGGCCGCAAGGTCTATCTCAACATGATCACCGGGACCGCGGTCAGCGATTTGCAGGGGCTCGGCGACGACCAGCCGCATGCCGACCGCTATGTCAGGCTCGGCGAGTTCGTCGCGCTGATGCGCCAGTTGCTGGCAAGTCCGCGGCCAGTGAATATGGTGGGCCGGTTCTACCGCGCCAGCAACCTGCAGCTGCGTCCGCGCCTGCCGGCGGAGCTGATGCCGGAATTTCTGATCGCAGGCCAGTCCGAGCCGGCGCAGCGCGTCGCGAAAGAGACCGGCTGCATCAAGATGCAGATGCTGCCGCCCGATCTCGACCGCGGCCTCGCTGTATCAGGCATGAATTTTGGCATCTTCGCTCGCGAGAGCCGTGAGGAGGCGCGGCAAGCGGCAAAGGCGCGCTTTCGCGACAACCCCGACGACCGCGAATTGCTGGCGCTCACTGTGGAGAACAGCGATTCGGTGTGGAAGCAGCGGCTCTATGAGGGCCAGAGCGGCGAACTTCAGGAGAATGGCTATTGGCTGTTGCCGTTCCTGACCTTCCAGGCCGACTGCCCCTATCTCGTCGGCAGCTACGAGGAGATCGGCACCAGGCTGAAGCAGTTCGCGGCAAAGGGCCTGACCACTGTCATGCTCGACATGGTCGCGGACGAGACCGAGATGCAGCATGTCTGCAAGGCCCTCGCGGCGAGCGGGATGTTTTGA
- a CDS encoding histone deacetylase family protein, with protein MKAVHTELHRSHDPQFFLVRGVVKRTTEQPERADRLLKGLKDGKHQLVEPTTFGQGPRARIHSPEYLSFLSEAWDAWTALGDSGPEMIGNIHPVRHAATYPTHIVGKLGWHTADTAAPIGPGTWAAACAATDVAVTAAQMVMDGEDAVYALCRPPGHHAYRDMAGGFCFLNNSAIAAAHLRQMHERVVILDVDVHHGNGTQGIFYARPDIYTISIHADPVAYYPYVWGYAHERGEGPGLGTNLNIPLPIGTGDEGYIQAMDVARKAIESFAPGALVIALGLDASEHDPLKGLAVTTPGFRRIGQAIAKLGLPTVFVQEGGYLSDILGANLTAVLAGFEEAR; from the coding sequence GTGAAAGCCGTCCATACCGAACTGCACCGCAGCCACGATCCGCAATTCTTCCTGGTTCGCGGCGTCGTCAAGCGCACCACCGAGCAGCCCGAGCGCGCCGATCGCCTGCTCAAAGGGCTGAAGGACGGCAAGCATCAACTGGTCGAGCCGACCACGTTCGGGCAGGGGCCTCGGGCGCGCATCCACAGTCCGGAATATCTGTCGTTCCTGAGCGAGGCCTGGGATGCCTGGACGGCGCTCGGCGATTCCGGTCCGGAGATGATCGGCAACATCCATCCCGTGCGCCATGCCGCGACCTATCCGACCCATATCGTCGGCAAGCTCGGCTGGCACACCGCCGACACCGCAGCGCCGATTGGCCCCGGCACCTGGGCCGCGGCCTGCGCTGCGACGGATGTTGCGGTCACTGCGGCGCAGATGGTGATGGACGGCGAGGATGCGGTCTATGCGCTCTGCCGTCCGCCCGGTCATCACGCCTATCGCGACATGGCCGGCGGCTTCTGCTTCCTCAACAACAGCGCGATCGCCGCCGCGCATCTGCGGCAGATGCATGAGCGCGTCGTCATCCTCGATGTCGACGTGCATCACGGCAACGGCACGCAGGGCATCTTCTACGCGCGGCCGGACATCTACACGATTTCGATCCATGCCGATCCGGTCGCCTACTATCCGTACGTTTGGGGCTACGCGCATGAGCGCGGCGAAGGACCCGGCCTCGGCACCAATCTGAACATTCCGCTTCCCATCGGCACCGGCGATGAGGGCTACATCCAGGCGATGGACGTCGCGCGCAAGGCGATCGAGTCCTTTGCGCCCGGCGCCCTCGTCATCGCGCTCGGCCTCGATGCCTCCGAGCACGATCCGCTGAAGGGATTGGCCGTCACCACGCCTGGCTTCCGCCGCATCGGCCAAGCCATCGCAAAGCTGGGCCTGCCGACTGTGTTCGTGCAGGAGGGCGGCTATCTCTCGGACATCCTGGGCGCCAACCTGACCGCGGTGCTGGCGGGGTTCGAAGAGGCAAGGTGA